The Bacteroidia bacterium region CATTTCCATTAAAAAAAAGCCTTTTTCGTCATATTTTACAAGCTTTTTAAGCAATATAGCTACAAGTAAAGAAGTCAAAACCCCAAGTACATACATGCCCATCATTACTAATCCTCTGGAGTTGAATATCCCTAAAAATACTTTTGAGGGCACAAACAGTCCAATAATTAAGGTATATACAGGAATACGTGCGGAGCAGCTCATCAAGGGAGTAATTAAAATAGTAATCAAACGTTCTTTAGAGTTTTCAATAGTACGCGTCGCCATAATAGAGGGTACAGCGCAAGCCATTCCTCCAAGCATCGGCACTACTGACTTACCACTTAGTCCAAACTTACGCATAATTTTATCTAACAAAAACACTACCCGAGCCATGTAGCCCGTGTCCTCTAAAAGCGCCATAAAAAAGAACAAAAAAGCAATTTGCGGTATAAAAACCACTACGCCTGCTAATCCTGCAATAATCCCATCAGTAAGCACTTCGGTAAAAGTAGACTCAGGAAGCCATGCGGTAAGATGTTCATTTATCCATTCAAAAGCTCTTTCAATCGCATTCATCGGATATTCTGCCCAAGCAAAAATGGCTTGAAAAATCACAAACAAAATCAACAAGAAAATGATGTAACCCCATATTTTGTGAGTAAGAACTTTATCTAACTTCTGTTCTAATGTGGTTTTTGGGGGATCTTGCTTCAAGCAAAAACGAAGCTGCTCATCTATCCATTCTAAACGAGCAAGTGTTTCCCTGCCTAAAACAACTATTCGGTCCTCATTCGTTAAAGAAAAAAGTTTTTCTTTGTCCGCACCGTGAATTTGCTCAATGTGATTAGGCTGCATCAAGTAATGAAAAGCTAAATAAGCATTAGGCAGATGATACTTTTGCTGTATTTGCTCTATTTTAGGATGAAGTGCTTCAGGAATAGAAAATATGCTTTTTTTAGGAAGAGGAAGTGGTTTGCTTAACCATTCTTTGAGAGTTTCTATTCCTTGATTTTTCAAAGCAGATATGGGAATTACAGGTATGCCTAAACGAGCAGAAAGCTCAACGATATTTAGTTCTATCCCTTGTGTTGGAAGCAGGTCTATCATGTTAAGGGCTAACAATGTCGGAAAACCTAAGTCTATAATTTGTGTGCAAAGCAGTAGATGCCGTTTGAGATTAGTAGCATCGGCTACTACGACTACTATATCAGGATGGTCTTCGTGATTTAGATTGTAGAGAATTTGGCAAGCAATTCGTTCATCTTCAGATTTTGGATACAAGCTATATGTGCCAGGTAGGTCAATAGCTATAAAAGTCTCATTTTTTACTTTGAATGTGCCTGTTTTACGTTCTACGGTTACGCCTGCGTAGTTGCCTACTTTTTGGTTCAGACCTGTAAGAGCGTTAAATACAGAAGTTTTACCACTATTTGGATTGCCGACTAATGCAATTTTTTTGGTCATAAATAAG contains the following coding sequences:
- the feoB gene encoding ferrous iron transport protein B, whose amino-acid sequence is MTKKIALVGNPNSGKTSVFNALTGLNQKVGNYAGVTVERKTGTFKVKNETFIAIDLPGTYSLYPKSEDERIACQILYNLNHEDHPDIVVVVADATNLKRHLLLCTQIIDLGFPTLLALNMIDLLPTQGIELNIVELSARLGIPVIPISALKNQGIETLKEWLSKPLPLPKKSIFSIPEALHPKIEQIQQKYHLPNAYLAFHYLMQPNHIEQIHGADKEKLFSLTNEDRIVVLGRETLARLEWIDEQLRFCLKQDPPKTTLEQKLDKVLTHKIWGYIIFLLILFVIFQAIFAWAEYPMNAIERAFEWINEHLTAWLPESTFTEVLTDGIIAGLAGVVVFIPQIAFLFFFMALLEDTGYMARVVFLLDKIMRKFGLSGKSVVPMLGGMACAVPSIMATRTIENSKERLITILITPLMSCSARIPVYTLIIGLFVPSKVFLGIFNSRGLVMMGMYVLGVLTSLLVAILLKKLVKYDEKGFFLMEMPLYRMPRWKNVVITIWVQVKTFVWDAGKIIVAISIVLWFLANHGGSSFQAVKNQFKCEQIENETLKKQCEQTQKKQLLENSYAGKAGKFLEPLIAPMGLDWKMGIALITSFAAREVFVGTMATIYSLENAEDNLTDLQIAMQKEIDPITQKPQYNFANGTALMLYYAFAMQCMGTLAAIKKETRSWKWTLFSLLYMMGLAYTVATIAYQIMQRYV